A portion of the Candidatus Cloacimonadaceae bacterium genome contains these proteins:
- a CDS encoding ECF transporter S component → MKWYFLVGLTVMVTVGTLLFRIPIPGGGYFNFGDVVVVFAGLYAGKKVGMIAGGVGSAIADLIGFPIFAPITLIAKGLEGLLCGFGHGKKALYTFLFPAIGVSVMVVVYFFGTWLLPQSGLAGAIAELVPNMLQALFGFAGGRMLYAAFKHFE, encoded by the coding sequence ATGAAATGGTATTTCCTGGTCGGACTCACTGTGATGGTCACAGTGGGCACTCTCTTGTTCCGCATTCCCATCCCCGGAGGCGGATATTTTAACTTTGGCGACGTGGTCGTGGTTTTTGCCGGTCTCTATGCCGGCAAGAAAGTCGGCATGATTGCCGGTGGAGTCGGATCCGCCATCGCAGATTTGATCGGCTTTCCCATCTTTGCTCCGATCACCTTGATCGCCAAGGGTTTGGAAGGCTTGCTCTGCGGCTTTGGCCACGGCAAGAAAGCTCTTTACACCTTTCTTTTTCCCGCTATCGGAGTGAGCGTCATGGTGGTCGTATATTTCTTTGGCACCTGGCTGCTTCCCCAATCCGGCTTGGCGGGTGCAATCGCGGAACTGGTTCCAAACATGCTGCAAGCACTGTTTGGCTTTGCCGGCGGCAGAATGCTATACGCCGCTTTCAAACACTTCGAATAA
- the tadA gene encoding tRNA adenosine(34) deaminase TadA gives MNITDHEYWMDKALQQALLARERDEIPVGAVLVKNGELIHVDHNRTRETSNPLAHAEKLIVDKILSQKIKYLYEYSLYVTLEPCIMCAGILIWARLGTLVFGASDAKAGAVGSVYNVLADKSFNHHPLVVRGVMESTCATLLSEFFRQKRQ, from the coding sequence ATGAATATCACCGATCACGAATACTGGATGGACAAAGCCTTGCAGCAAGCGCTTTTGGCGCGGGAGAGAGATGAAATCCCCGTCGGGGCGGTATTGGTCAAAAACGGTGAATTGATCCATGTGGACCACAATCGCACTCGAGAGACTTCGAACCCTCTGGCGCACGCGGAAAAATTGATTGTTGACAAAATCCTGTCTCAAAAAATCAAGTATCTCTACGAATACAGTTTATACGTGACCTTGGAGCCCTGTATCATGTGTGCCGGGATCTTGATCTGGGCGCGGCTTGGGACTTTGGTTTTCGGGGCTTCCGATGCCAAGGCGGGAGCGGTTGGCTCGGTCTATAACGTTCTGGCGGACAAAAGTTTTAACCATCATCCATTGGTCGTTCGAGGGGTGATGGAAAGCACCTGCGCCACATTATTAAGCGAATTTTTCAGACAAAAAAGACAATGA